The Prochlorococcus marinus str. MIT 9301 genome window below encodes:
- the ndk gene encoding nucleoside-diphosphate kinase, protein MTKERTFIAIKPDGVQRGYVSEIIGRFEKKGFKLVGLKQLIPSKELAQNHYGVHRERPFFGDLVDFISSGPVVAMVWEGEGVILSARKLIGSTKPLEAEPGTIRGDLAIDIGRNIIHGSDGEDTAKFEIDLWFNEEELCEWETSDLKWRSEN, encoded by the coding sequence ATGACCAAAGAGAGAACCTTTATTGCAATTAAACCAGATGGAGTTCAAAGAGGATATGTTTCTGAGATTATTGGCAGATTTGAAAAAAAAGGATTTAAATTGGTTGGTTTAAAGCAATTAATACCTTCAAAAGAACTTGCTCAAAATCATTATGGAGTACATAGAGAAAGACCCTTTTTTGGGGATTTAGTAGACTTTATTTCAAGTGGGCCTGTTGTAGCAATGGTGTGGGAAGGCGAAGGAGTTATTTTGAGTGCTAGAAAATTAATAGGTTCAACAAAACCTCTGGAAGCAGAGCCTGGAACAATTAGAGGTGATTTAGCTATTGATATTGGAAGGAATATTATTCATGGTTCTGATGGAGAAGATACAGCAAAATTTGAAATTGATCTATGGTTTAACGAAGAGGAATTATGTGAGTGGGAAACTTCTGATTTGAAATGGCGATCTGAAAATTAA
- the speA gene encoding biosynthetic arginine decarboxylase codes for MTNFEPKKLKNVWTIEDSISTYNIDKWGDKYFSINSKGNISVTKDIKSENKIDLFKLVKELKSREINPPLIIRFNDILKDRINALHDSFFKAIKTYKYKNIYQGVFPVKCNQQKNVLEKIIDFGSQWNFGLEVGSKSELLIGLALLENHNSLLICNGYKDKKYIEIATLARKLGKNPIIVIEQRDEVKRIIQAVQELNATPLIGIRAKLSSKSSGRWGKSIGDNSKFGLSIPEIMLTIKELKEANLINEMKLLHFHIGSQISDIAVIKDALQEASQIYVELCKLGAPMQYIDVGGGLGIDFDGTKTSSNTSTNYSLQNYANDVIATIKDSCELNNIKHPTIISESGRAIISHCSVLIFNVLGTSHVSSKLQIFDKKNQQLIISNLLETYYELKKLKNKKINLSQIIELWNDAKKFKEDCLVAFRLGFLSLAERAYAEELAWACAKEISNNLNNDEINHPDLSEITETLASTYYANLSIFKSIPDSWAINQIFPIVPIHRHLEEPFCKGNFADLTCDSDGKLNNFIDDGKIKSLLNLHEPEKDKDYLIGIFMTGAYQEALGNLHNLFGSTNVVHIDINQDDSYKVKNIIKEDSKSEILQLLDYSSASLVESIRINTESAIDQKKLTIEEARKLMDQIEISLRKSSYLSE; via the coding sequence TTGACCAATTTTGAGCCGAAAAAACTAAAGAATGTTTGGACTATTGAAGATAGTATTTCGACTTATAACATAGACAAATGGGGAGATAAATATTTTTCTATAAATTCCAAAGGCAATATATCAGTAACTAAAGATATAAAATCTGAAAATAAGATTGATCTTTTTAAGCTTGTCAAAGAACTTAAGAGTAGAGAAATAAATCCTCCATTAATCATAAGATTTAATGATATCTTGAAAGATCGCATAAATGCACTACATGACTCTTTTTTTAAAGCGATCAAAACCTATAAATATAAGAACATTTATCAAGGCGTTTTTCCTGTCAAATGTAATCAACAGAAAAATGTCCTAGAAAAGATAATAGATTTTGGTAGCCAATGGAATTTTGGTTTAGAAGTAGGAAGTAAATCAGAACTATTAATTGGCCTTGCACTTCTTGAAAACCATAATTCATTATTAATATGCAACGGATATAAAGATAAAAAATATATTGAGATTGCTACTTTGGCCAGAAAACTCGGCAAAAATCCAATAATAGTTATTGAACAACGAGATGAGGTAAAAAGAATTATTCAAGCAGTTCAAGAACTTAACGCGACTCCATTGATAGGAATTAGAGCAAAGTTATCAAGTAAAAGTAGTGGTAGGTGGGGTAAATCTATTGGAGATAATTCCAAATTTGGATTATCAATCCCAGAAATTATGTTGACAATAAAAGAATTGAAAGAAGCAAATCTTATCAACGAAATGAAATTGCTCCATTTTCATATAGGCAGTCAAATAAGTGATATTGCTGTGATCAAAGACGCTTTACAAGAAGCGAGTCAAATATATGTTGAACTATGCAAACTAGGAGCCCCAATGCAATATATCGACGTTGGAGGAGGATTAGGAATAGATTTTGATGGAACTAAAACCTCCTCCAACACCTCTACTAATTATTCTCTTCAAAATTATGCTAACGATGTTATTGCAACTATTAAAGATTCATGTGAATTAAATAATATCAAGCATCCAACAATAATCTCAGAAAGTGGAAGAGCAATCATTAGTCATTGTTCAGTATTAATTTTTAATGTCTTAGGAACAAGCCATGTTAGTTCCAAACTACAAATTTTTGATAAAAAAAATCAACAATTAATAATTTCAAATTTACTTGAAACTTACTATGAATTAAAAAAACTTAAAAATAAAAAAATAAATTTATCTCAAATAATTGAACTATGGAATGATGCAAAAAAGTTTAAAGAAGATTGCTTAGTCGCTTTTAGATTAGGATTTTTAAGTTTAGCAGAAAGAGCTTATGCCGAGGAACTTGCTTGGGCTTGCGCAAAAGAAATTTCTAATAACCTGAATAATGATGAAATCAATCACCCTGATTTATCTGAAATTACAGAAACTCTTGCATCAACTTATTATGCAAATTTATCTATCTTTAAATCTATTCCCGATAGCTGGGCAATAAATCAGATTTTTCCAATAGTACCAATACATAGGCACTTAGAAGAGCCTTTCTGCAAAGGCAACTTTGCAGATTTAACTTGTGATTCAGATGGGAAACTAAATAATTTTATTGATGATGGAAAAATTAAATCATTACTAAATTTACATGAGCCAGAGAAAGATAAAGATTATCTAATTGGAATTTTTATGACTGGAGCTTATCAAGAAGCATTAGGAAACTTGCACAATTTATTTGGCAGTACAAACGTTGTTCATATAGACATAAATCAAGATGATTCATATAAGGTCAAAAATATTATTAAAGAGGACAGTAAATCAGAAATTTTGCAATTATTAGATTACAGTTCAGCTTCTTTGGTTGAATCTATAAGAATTAATACTGAATCAGCAATTGATCAAAAAAAATTAACTATTGAAGAAGCAAGAAAATTAATGGATCAAATCGAAATTAGTCTCAGAAAAAGTAGTTATTTATCAGAATGA
- the gatB gene encoding Asp-tRNA(Asn)/Glu-tRNA(Gln) amidotransferase subunit GatB gives MNNLESWEAVIGLETHVQLNTKSKIFTSASTAFGDAPNTHIDPVVCGLPGTLPVLNETVLEYAVKTSLALNLNVAEYCKFDRKQYFYPDLPKNYQISQFDEPLAENGWLEVEIIEKDKEPYIKKIGIERLHMEEDAGKLVHSGSDRLAGSKYSLVDYNRAGIALCEIVSKPDIRSGKEASEYASEIRRTVRYLGVSDGNMQEGSLRCDVNISVRKGPNAPFGTKVEIKNMNSFSAIQKACDYEIARQIEVYENGGKIFQETRLWDESKQLTKSMRLKEGSSDYRYFPDPDLGPIEITKAQQEIWFKELPELPSKKRNKYVSQFGLSAYDARVISDEISMANFFEETVANGAEAKLASNWVTSDIVGYLKSNKLSFSELKLSPENLAEMISMISKNIISGKIAKEILPELIQKNISPKKLVEEKGLAMISDSSSILPIIDELLNEHPNEVQAFKNGKTKLLGFFVGQLMKRTKGKADPKLANKLLMEKLNN, from the coding sequence ATGAACAATTTGGAATCTTGGGAAGCTGTGATTGGTTTGGAAACTCATGTACAGCTTAATACTAAAAGTAAAATATTCACATCTGCGTCAACAGCTTTTGGTGATGCACCTAATACGCATATAGATCCTGTAGTTTGTGGGTTACCAGGAACACTTCCAGTTTTGAATGAGACTGTTCTTGAGTATGCTGTAAAAACTTCGTTAGCATTAAATTTAAACGTTGCTGAATATTGTAAATTTGATAGAAAACAATATTTTTATCCTGATCTACCTAAAAATTATCAAATTTCACAATTTGATGAGCCACTAGCTGAAAATGGCTGGTTAGAGGTTGAAATAATTGAAAAGGACAAAGAACCTTATATCAAAAAAATTGGTATAGAAAGGTTACATATGGAAGAAGACGCCGGAAAACTAGTTCATTCAGGAAGTGATAGATTAGCTGGCTCTAAGTATTCTTTAGTAGATTACAATCGTGCCGGAATAGCACTTTGTGAGATTGTAAGTAAACCGGATATTAGATCAGGTAAAGAGGCATCTGAATATGCTTCAGAGATCAGAAGAACAGTTAGATATCTAGGAGTATCAGACGGAAATATGCAAGAGGGTTCATTACGCTGTGATGTCAATATTTCAGTTAGAAAAGGACCTAATGCTCCTTTCGGCACCAAAGTGGAAATAAAAAATATGAATTCATTTTCTGCAATTCAAAAGGCTTGTGATTATGAAATAGCTAGACAAATAGAAGTTTATGAAAATGGAGGAAAAATTTTCCAAGAAACAAGGTTATGGGACGAATCTAAGCAATTAACGAAAAGTATGAGATTAAAAGAAGGTAGCAGTGATTATAGATATTTTCCTGATCCTGACTTAGGTCCAATTGAAATAACAAAAGCCCAACAAGAAATATGGTTTAAAGAACTACCAGAATTACCTTCAAAGAAAAGAAATAAATATGTAAGTCAATTTGGGTTGTCTGCATATGATGCAAGGGTAATTTCTGATGAAATAAGTATGGCAAATTTTTTTGAAGAAACAGTAGCAAATGGCGCTGAGGCCAAACTAGCTTCAAATTGGGTAACAAGTGATATTGTGGGCTATTTAAAATCAAACAAACTAAGTTTTAGTGAATTAAAGCTTAGTCCTGAAAATCTTGCTGAAATGATTAGCATGATTTCAAAAAATATAATTAGTGGAAAAATTGCAAAAGAAATTTTACCTGAACTTATTCAAAAAAATATTTCTCCGAAAAAATTAGTTGAAGAAAAAGGGTTGGCAATGATATCTGATTCTTCAAGTATATTACCAATAATTGATGAACTTTTAAATGAACATCCAAATGAAGTTCAAGCATTTAAAAATGGCAAAACTAAGTTACTTGGTTTTTTTGTTGGTCAACTTATGAAAAGAACAAAAGGTAAAGCTGACCCTAAACTTGCAAATAAACTTCTTATGGAAAAATTAAATAATTAA
- a CDS encoding DEAD/DEAH box helicase has translation MATFDEFFSSLDLDEEGNIKHNKTEKGRPFEQIFVKWFLLNDPIWSSIVDQFLKTDKKDLGVDLIFKDKEGNKWAVQSKGYSPQTSITKESIDSFISASPTTKFHRRLLIASTNRIGSNAEITLKENKVIKFLLKDFRKANIKFPSSIKNLSSGKKKDPFTPKLHQRKAINDVLNKIDNISRGQIIMACGTGKTLTSLWIKEELKLKQTLVLLPSLNLLSQTLSSWRNNAKFNFDWLCVCSDHTVHKKNNGEDEWINDPSELGIPVTSNVEEIQNFLLKEKSKVLFSTYQSSLLVVEAQKNINIPNFDMVFADEAHKCAGKVSSEFSAVLDEAKIRTSKRLFFTATPKVLTNQIKKQATKSEIEVASMDDEKLFGEVIHTFKFSDAIEQKILSDYELIVVGVDDQMVTEQIKNRDFIKTSEENILDAETLALQIALAKGIKQNNLSRIINFHTRISGAKLFKDTFKKVINLIPEKDKPIGKISCDYVEGKMSTEDRNSKIQDLENLENGEIKILGNARCLSEGVDVPSLDGITFVDPKSSEIDIVQAVGRVLRKGNNKKGTILIPVYLKDLNNVDNEVLAGRFSDVWRVIRALKCHDDVLKESIDNLRISFGKRRVRREGYKGIQKVHFDLPVANLSKEFVDSINVLLVKNTSESWYEIYGKLLEFKEKHGNTLVHRNEPDIGRWVEIQRRLYKKNKLAKEKIDLLDQIGFSWDASDKTWNKRIDEFKELRKIYGGTQNIPSYGKGSKYYQLYKWFGTIRKRFENKRLTKEKIQQLKDLDFVFDTKRKKDEEWLQVYKKYLDFKRKNKKEPTDSTDKILSEWRSTQIKRNKKKGGITQWRLNLLEEANFTWSKEDIWLNKLKNTEKYIEKFGSLKNAKQKNEQVRGWIQYQKIAYKNGKLSKEKLDLLNKLDSEWSKFQDY, from the coding sequence ATGGCAACCTTTGATGAATTCTTTTCATCTTTAGATTTAGATGAAGAAGGCAATATAAAACACAATAAAACAGAGAAAGGTCGCCCTTTTGAACAAATATTTGTCAAATGGTTTCTACTCAATGATCCTATTTGGAGTTCTATTGTTGATCAATTTCTTAAAACAGATAAAAAAGATCTAGGTGTAGATTTAATTTTTAAAGATAAAGAAGGTAATAAATGGGCAGTTCAATCAAAAGGTTATTCACCTCAAACATCAATTACAAAAGAATCAATTGATAGTTTTATATCTGCTTCTCCAACTACAAAATTTCACAGGAGACTTTTAATTGCAAGCACCAATCGTATTGGATCAAATGCAGAAATAACACTAAAAGAAAATAAAGTTATCAAATTTCTATTAAAAGATTTTCGAAAAGCAAATATTAAATTCCCATCTTCTATTAAAAATTTATCTTCTGGGAAAAAGAAAGATCCTTTTACGCCAAAACTTCATCAAAGAAAAGCAATAAATGATGTTTTAAATAAAATCGACAACATTAGTAGAGGCCAGATAATAATGGCATGCGGAACAGGAAAAACATTAACTTCTTTGTGGATTAAGGAAGAGTTAAAATTGAAACAAACTTTAGTCTTACTTCCCTCTTTAAATCTCCTGAGTCAAACTTTATCATCATGGAGAAATAATGCCAAATTCAATTTTGATTGGTTATGTGTTTGCTCTGATCACACAGTTCATAAGAAAAATAATGGAGAAGATGAGTGGATAAATGATCCCTCTGAATTAGGGATACCTGTAACAAGTAACGTCGAAGAAATTCAAAATTTCCTCCTTAAGGAAAAATCCAAAGTTTTATTTTCTACTTATCAATCATCACTGTTAGTAGTTGAAGCGCAAAAAAACATCAATATTCCTAATTTTGATATGGTCTTTGCTGATGAAGCACACAAATGCGCAGGTAAAGTATCAAGTGAATTTAGTGCCGTATTAGACGAAGCAAAAATTAGAACCTCGAAGAGGTTATTCTTTACAGCAACTCCAAAAGTTTTAACTAATCAAATTAAAAAACAAGCAACAAAAAGTGAAATAGAAGTCGCATCTATGGATGACGAAAAATTATTTGGAGAAGTAATTCATACTTTTAAGTTTTCAGATGCCATCGAACAAAAAATTCTCTCTGATTATGAATTAATTGTTGTTGGAGTAGATGATCAAATGGTTACAGAACAAATTAAAAATAGGGATTTTATTAAAACCTCAGAAGAAAATATATTAGATGCAGAAACTCTTGCTCTACAAATTGCTCTTGCAAAAGGAATCAAACAAAATAATTTGAGTAGAATTATTAATTTCCATACTCGTATTTCAGGAGCAAAATTATTTAAAGATACATTTAAAAAAGTTATTAATTTAATCCCTGAGAAAGATAAACCAATAGGTAAAATTAGTTGCGATTATGTTGAAGGTAAAATGAGTACGGAGGATCGTAACTCCAAAATTCAAGACCTTGAAAATTTAGAAAATGGTGAAATTAAAATACTTGGAAATGCAAGATGTTTATCTGAAGGAGTTGATGTTCCATCATTAGATGGCATTACTTTTGTAGATCCAAAAAGTAGTGAGATTGATATTGTTCAAGCAGTCGGCAGAGTTTTAAGAAAAGGTAATAATAAAAAAGGAACTATATTGATTCCTGTCTATCTCAAAGATTTAAATAATGTAGATAATGAAGTTTTAGCAGGAAGATTTAGTGATGTATGGCGAGTGATACGAGCACTAAAGTGTCATGATGATGTTCTTAAAGAAAGTATTGATAATCTAAGAATTTCATTCGGTAAAAGAAGAGTAAGAAGAGAGGGTTATAAGGGGATTCAAAAGGTTCATTTTGATTTGCCAGTTGCTAATTTAAGTAAAGAGTTTGTAGATTCGATCAATGTACTTTTGGTCAAAAATACATCAGAATCATGGTATGAAATATATGGAAAACTTCTTGAATTTAAAGAAAAACACGGTAATACATTAGTTCATAGAAATGAACCAGATATTGGAAGATGGGTGGAGATTCAGAGAAGGTTATATAAAAAAAATAAACTCGCTAAGGAAAAAATAGATCTTCTGGATCAAATTGGATTCTCTTGGGATGCATCAGATAAAACATGGAATAAAAGAATTGACGAATTCAAGGAATTAAGAAAAATATATGGGGGGACTCAAAATATTCCTAGTTACGGTAAAGGTTCAAAATATTATCAGTTATATAAGTGGTTTGGCACAATCAGAAAAAGGTTTGAAAATAAAAGATTAACTAAAGAAAAAATTCAACAATTAAAAGACTTAGACTTTGTTTTTGATACCAAACGAAAAAAAGATGAAGAATGGCTTCAAGTTTATAAAAAGTATTTAGATTTCAAACGCAAAAATAAGAAAGAACCAACGGATTCTACGGATAAGATTTTAAGTGAGTGGAGAAGTACTCAAATAAAACGAAATAAGAAGAAAGGAGGAATTACTCAATGGAGATTAAATTTGTTAGAAGAAGCAAACTTCACTTGGTCAAAAGAAGATATTTGGTTAAATAAACTAAAAAACACTGAAAAATATATAGAAAAATTTGGTAGTCTTAAGAATGCTAAACAAAAAAATGAACAAGTCAGAGGTTGGATTCAATATCAAAAAATTGCTTATAAAAACGGAAAACTCTCAAAAGAAAAATTAGATTTACTAAATAAACTCGACAGTGAGTGGAGCAAATTTCAAGATTATTAA
- a CDS encoding tetratricopeptide repeat protein: MKKIRPIFLLSSLIFLLSVPYEIFALNGKNVLDLERSRELLLDGYIQSDFDNHQLAIEYFTEAIRLNPNNFYAFFSRAYSRNKIQDIAGAWDDLNRVLEIDPNIGVALYNRAIVNAKLGHKFSSIRDYSKAINKNIELKNAYASRGILKSNIGDIQGACFDWQKASENNNEKATSWVQKYCLPNISEEFQKKVNTKVFMANARRKYFDGEIKEACNYYEQAKINGYKANNFRDKLTLMIITNPMCFVF; the protein is encoded by the coding sequence ATGAAAAAAATTAGACCAATTTTTCTTCTATCTTCCTTAATATTTTTACTTTCGGTACCTTATGAAATATTTGCATTAAATGGTAAGAATGTCCTGGATTTAGAAAGATCAAGAGAACTCCTATTAGATGGTTATATACAAAGTGACTTTGATAATCATCAATTAGCAATTGAATACTTTACTGAAGCAATCAGACTAAATCCAAATAATTTTTACGCTTTTTTTAGCAGAGCATATTCAAGAAACAAGATTCAAGATATTGCAGGCGCTTGGGATGACCTCAACAGAGTATTAGAAATTGATCCTAATATTGGCGTTGCTTTATATAATCGTGCAATTGTGAATGCCAAACTTGGGCACAAATTTAGTTCAATAAGAGATTATTCAAAAGCAATTAATAAGAATATTGAGTTGAAAAATGCATATGCTTCAAGAGGGATCCTTAAATCAAATATTGGAGATATTCAAGGAGCATGCTTTGATTGGCAAAAAGCAAGCGAAAATAATAATGAAAAAGCAACTTCATGGGTGCAAAAGTACTGTTTACCAAATATTTCTGAAGAATTTCAAAAGAAAGTAAATACAAAAGTTTTTATGGCCAATGCAAGAAGAAAATACTTTGATGGTGAAATCAAAGAAGCATGTAATTATTACGAACAAGCAAAAATAAACGGTTATAAAGCAAATAACTTTAGGGACAAATTAACTCTTATGATTATTACTAATCCGATGTGCTTTGTCTTTTGA
- the argJ gene encoding bifunctional glutamate N-acetyltransferase/amino-acid acetyltransferase ArgJ produces the protein MSQLDSNWSFVDDNKVTPKGFLFAGISAGLKASKKKDLALIFAPEGSVFTGMFTQSIVRASCVDICEERIKTTSGFVRAILINSGQANACTGNLGIQHFQIATGKIAELLGIKEEEVLMCSTGVIGVPIQINDLVKNLPNLVSDLKGNNIQNAAEAILTTDLTLKKVSIETIIQGRKIKISGFAKGSGMIYPNMATMLAFLTCDAGIKKEEWDKMIAIAVKKSFNAISVDGETSTNDSFIGINAGEKIEKRFFPIIQQGIDIVCQNLAKNIARDGEGANCLLEVLVQGAKNIDDAIKLAKSICNSALVKTAIHGCDPNWGRIISAAGNSGVKFNLNHVDLYIGNAQILENGKLNKYDPQKVTDYIKSRMNGRYLVDDIVKIMINLKSGEYKGTAWGCDLSKKYVEINSEYTT, from the coding sequence TTGAGCCAGTTAGATTCCAATTGGTCGTTTGTTGATGACAATAAGGTAACACCCAAGGGGTTTCTTTTTGCTGGGATATCTGCTGGTTTAAAAGCTTCTAAGAAAAAAGATTTAGCACTAATATTCGCTCCAGAAGGAAGTGTTTTTACTGGGATGTTTACTCAATCAATAGTTCGCGCCTCTTGTGTGGATATTTGTGAGGAAAGGATTAAAACAACTTCAGGTTTTGTAAGAGCAATACTAATTAATTCTGGTCAAGCAAATGCATGTACAGGAAATCTTGGCATTCAACATTTTCAAATTGCTACAGGAAAGATTGCGGAACTTTTAGGAATAAAAGAAGAAGAAGTTTTAATGTGCTCCACTGGTGTAATTGGTGTTCCAATACAAATAAATGATTTAGTAAAAAATTTACCAAATTTAGTTAGTGATTTAAAGGGTAATAATATTCAAAATGCAGCAGAAGCAATTTTAACTACTGATTTGACTTTGAAAAAAGTGTCAATAGAGACGATTATTCAAGGTAGAAAAATAAAAATCTCAGGATTTGCAAAAGGTTCAGGAATGATTTACCCAAACATGGCTACAATGCTTGCTTTTCTAACCTGTGATGCGGGTATTAAAAAAGAAGAATGGGACAAAATGATTGCTATTGCAGTTAAAAAATCTTTTAATGCAATATCAGTTGATGGAGAGACAAGCACAAATGATTCTTTTATTGGAATAAATGCAGGAGAGAAAATTGAAAAAAGGTTTTTTCCAATTATCCAACAAGGGATTGATATTGTATGTCAGAATTTGGCAAAAAATATTGCAAGGGACGGAGAGGGAGCAAATTGTTTATTAGAAGTTTTGGTTCAAGGAGCAAAAAATATAGATGATGCAATTAAGCTCGCGAAATCTATTTGTAATTCTGCCTTGGTAAAAACTGCGATACATGGTTGTGATCCGAATTGGGGACGAATCATTTCTGCTGCAGGTAATTCTGGAGTTAAATTCAATTTAAATCACGTTGACTTGTATATAGGAAACGCTCAGATTTTGGAAAACGGCAAGTTAAATAAATATGATCCACAAAAAGTCACAGACTATATTAAGTCCAGAATGAACGGTAGATATTTAGTAGATGATATTGTAAAAATTATGATAAATCTAAAGTCTGGCGAATATAAAGGCACAGCTTGGGGATGCGATCTTTCTAAAAAGTATGTTGAAATAAATAGCGAATATACTACTTGA
- the coaE gene encoding dephospho-CoA kinase (Dephospho-CoA kinase (CoaE) performs the final step in coenzyme A biosynthesis.) — protein sequence MDILQKSKNNQRRIGLTGGIASGKTTITNYIKKHKNIPILDADHFSRELIKPNTYGYKKILDYFGNKIIDNKSNSEREINRKLLRNIIFKHSASKEWIEKLLHPLIKERMIEECSQYRNNQTIVLVIPLLFEAKFEDICTEIWLVKCSKELQKNRLITRDKISEKEAYELINFQLSFEEKRKFSDIILDNSDDQNKWVNTIKELL from the coding sequence ATGGATATTCTTCAAAAATCAAAAAACAACCAAAGAAGGATTGGTTTAACAGGAGGTATTGCAAGTGGAAAGACAACCATAACCAATTACATTAAAAAACATAAAAACATACCAATATTAGATGCAGATCATTTTTCAAGAGAATTAATTAAACCAAACACATATGGATATAAGAAAATTTTAGATTATTTTGGAAATAAAATTATTGATAATAAGAGCAATTCAGAAAGAGAAATAAACAGAAAACTTTTAAGGAACATTATTTTTAAACACTCAGCAAGCAAGGAATGGATTGAAAAACTACTTCACCCCTTGATTAAAGAAAGAATGATAGAAGAATGCAGTCAATACAGAAATAATCAAACTATAGTATTGGTTATTCCATTATTGTTTGAAGCAAAATTTGAAGATATTTGCACTGAAATATGGTTAGTTAAATGTTCTAAAGAACTACAAAAAAACAGACTCATCACAAGAGATAAAATTAGTGAAAAAGAAGCATATGAATTGATAAATTTTCAATTAAGTTTTGAAGAAAAAAGAAAATTTTCAGATATTATTTTAGATAATTCGGATGATCAAAATAAATGGGTCAATACGATAAAGGAGCTTCTTTAA
- the thiO gene encoding glycine oxidase ThiO has translation MAQETKNSILIIGGGLLGLSLAYEFSRNNFKVLVLSKNRNESAGFVAAGMLATHAEGLEDELLKFGQESQNLIPKWIKNIEQDSNIKCGLKKCGIVVPFKNKEDLEEFPTYEYGKYLNHKDLQTEINGMNSIWKHGLLFEQDGQIDNRRQLMRALERACSLHGVEFQEGSEVENLTFEKNKITGATVVCATGEIKKINCEKAIICSGAWSKKIFNKIPVFPVKGQMLSIQGPTNFLKRVIFGPKTYLVPRDDGLIIVGATVEKDSKFNQGNTPNGIKQLQEGIRSLLPEAINWPQMEHWWGFRPCTPDLKPIIGKSKIKNLFIATGHYRNGVLFSAITSDLLLKIIQNKNLKKIEKSFLEKFSIDRFEI, from the coding sequence ATGGCACAAGAAACCAAAAATTCAATACTAATCATTGGCGGTGGACTTTTAGGTTTATCTCTTGCTTATGAATTTTCTAGAAATAACTTCAAAGTTTTAGTTTTAAGCAAAAACAGAAATGAATCAGCTGGATTTGTTGCTGCAGGAATGTTAGCTACTCATGCCGAAGGGCTCGAAGATGAATTACTAAAATTTGGCCAAGAAAGTCAAAATCTAATTCCAAAATGGATAAAAAATATTGAACAAGATAGTAATATTAAATGCGGTTTAAAAAAATGTGGCATAGTAGTTCCTTTTAAAAACAAAGAAGATCTTGAAGAGTTTCCCACTTATGAATATGGAAAATATTTAAATCACAAAGATCTTCAAACAGAAATTAATGGAATGAATTCAATTTGGAAACATGGTTTACTTTTTGAACAAGATGGTCAAATAGATAACCGAAGACAACTGATGCGTGCTCTTGAGAGAGCATGCTCCTTGCATGGAGTCGAATTTCAAGAGGGATCAGAAGTAGAGAATTTGACATTCGAAAAAAACAAAATTACAGGTGCAACAGTTGTATGTGCCACTGGGGAAATAAAAAAAATTAACTGCGAAAAAGCAATTATATGTAGCGGTGCTTGGAGTAAAAAAATTTTTAATAAGATTCCAGTCTTTCCTGTAAAGGGACAAATGCTATCAATACAAGGTCCAACAAATTTTTTAAAGAGAGTTATTTTTGGTCCAAAAACTTATCTAGTTCCCCGTGATGATGGACTCATTATAGTTGGAGCGACAGTTGAAAAAGATTCAAAATTTAATCAGGGTAATACTCCTAATGGAATAAAACAACTGCAAGAAGGCATTCGCTCCTTATTGCCAGAAGCTATAAATTGGCCGCAAATGGAGCATTGGTGGGGATTTAGACCTTGCACACCAGATCTAAAACCAATAATTGGAAAATCAAAAATTAAAAATCTTTTTATAGCTACAGGACATTACAGAAATGGAGTTTTATTTTCTGCAATAACAAGTGATCTTCTTTTGAAAATAATTCAAAATAAAAATCTAAAAAAAATTGAAAAAAGCTTTTTAGAAAAATTTAGTATAGATAGATTTGAGATTTAA